tctttgccaTCTAAACTACCCTTGGGGTTCTATTCCAAAGTGAATTGAAGCTCGCCGAggtagaagaaagagaacaggAGAATACAGGTAGTGAATCATCCAATAGGAGTTGACTATTTATTGAGCAAAAGAGGATGTGAGAAGGCAAACACAAGAATCTGCACACTGGTTTTGTGCTCTGCTAAACCTATTGGAAATCAAAGTATTTCCTTGTAATCGACATGCGTCATATGAGAGGAGACTTAATTTGTATATGAGCAATGAAATTATACACAACCAGGAAGCTCTATAACTCTAATTTCTTTTGAGAGAGTTCAATCCCAACCTGGACctgggattaaaatcctctgcagtgcggGCAATCTGATGGTGTACTACAGTGCAGCCCTGAGAACTTGacacgtggaagaagcttcatccaatgcACCGCCAGTTAAGATtatgcagaggattttttttcccctcaacCTGTTTTCAGATTGAAAAAGAACTCTTCCATACCAAAGGGAGTTGATACAGACATTGGTTGTGGTCATGTTAAGgatccaaaaaataattttcGGAGAAAACGATCTATCAATATTTTTAGGGTAGGGGATCACCGCGTTGCCCGAATAGAATGGAATCTGCCCCGTCAAATGAAAAGGAGTATGGGAGAGGGTGTTGCACGGTTCGTATACATGTTGTTCACATGTTAAGAAGAGTGAATTTTgtttgtgtgagagagagaaagagggccGGCATACACCataattttcccatattatatTCTTAGTTTTTACTCAttggacaaaaaataaagaaggctGTGAAGGAAAATCCAAGATGAGAAAATCTTTTCATCTTGGTTGTGTTTTTACATGTTGCTccataattttctttttggagaCAGTTTTTGGTCACGaaagattgagaaaaaaatttcatttatcATATGATGTTATCCCATGATTGGACTCCTGATCCAATGCTCCATGTAATAGCTTGAGaggttctctcttcaccatCGGTGAAAGGAAAACCCAGtcctttcttttttgcttcAAAAGTTTTGTTATGGTTTTagaacccatttttttttatcctcacCCTAGAGATTCCATGGTTTTATGATGTTTCCTGCTTGGCCTATGGATTCCATCAttgttaaaacttttttttttttaaaaaaaatagccAATCTATTCAAAAGAGTGAGATACACTTCCGTCAACAAGACAGAGATCAGATAGATACCAAGTTGTCCTACTCGCTAAGGACAAAGCTCTCCTAGCAAGAACATCAACAATACCATTACGAGCTCTTGGAATAAATTGAAAACAACAAGAGTCAAAACAAATCTGAAGAAACATAATATCTTTAACAATTGGCCGAATTGCTAGAGGACAGAAAGAAGAACCCAATTGCAAGGTCAAGATTACTTCTTCAAGAGATCAAAACAAAGATAATTTGCTTTCTGAATTCAAATATTGCAATGTACATTATACAAACTTTGTTTGAGTCCTTTAACTCGTAAGCTCTCATTTTTTGAATCCTTAACTCCTAGGCTCTTATTGATCAAAATGAAACCAAGTTCCTTCGTAAAATAAGGTCTCTAATATCCCCAAAATTTTAAACAACTAAAGTAAACATATTCTCTATATCACTGAGATTTTCTCGGATATCATAGGGATATCTATGTGCAAGCTTTTGAAGTAAAACATAGGGAATGCGTTTTGTAGGTTAATACATTACAAATTATTTTATGGATCACATCTATATCAAAGTGAAAAATCTCCCCACCTCTATGGCACTATCTGTTTCATGAACTAAATCACTCTTGAAGAGGCATTCAATCACTGTTGAGGTCTAGCTTCATTAGATCATCATTTCCATGAATGGTGGTTTTTATTCTTACATTGGATCTGtcatcttttaattttcatgttttagatttttttttataatgattaCCTAGACATATTAAAACACACAAATATTCAACTGGTATGTGTGATTCCCACAAGTGGTCCCTTACACACACATGCCCACatgtgcgagagagagagagagagagagagaatctcttcactcaTAGGTTCTGGTGTTTTGATGAGACTCTTGAAATAATGAAAAAGGGCATTTTAGACCATCAATAGATATAGAAAAATGATGAGGTGACAGTGGTGAGTGATAAAGAACTAAGAATAAAAAGTGTCTAAAAAGACATTTTTTCCTAAGGTCAAGAGAACTTGACAATGATGCCCCCCATCATGAATggacagaaaaataaaaattatttttctaaCAACTGATTGCCCGCCTAGAATTTATTATAGGAATATAAGAATTAGACATATATAACATATATTAATCAATATGTATGGTCTGCATCTCCAACCTGCAAGCACCCATATACTCCattaaaagagagaagagaagaaaaaagcaTTTAGCTGGTGATGAAGCAGGTGGGGGACCTCAATCCTGTGTACAGTCAACACTTACAACACTACCCAACTTATCTCCAAACTATAAATATTTCAGATGGATCTGTAATCTGTATCATTATCACACCCCTGTCACTGATTTACACACAGATCAGTTTTAATTACTGAAACATGAAAAATGTTTTAACTGCTGCAGATTCGTGGCACCAAAAGTCAGGAACATGAGATGTAATTGCACCTGCACCCATTGATAATACAAGAATTGCCTCACAATTCATCATGGACCTTCCCCTCTGCTGCTAACTGAGACTTGGATTGGAACTCAATAAGATACCTTGTAGCCAAAGATGCATGTAGTGCTGCACCATAAGGAAGTGCATCCTCATTAATTGTGAAATAAGGGGAGTGACCAGATGCAAGAGGTCCACGTGTCTCGTTCTTCATCCCAAGGAAGAAGTAGTACGCAGGTATGACCTCTGAGAAAAATGCAAAGTCCTCTGATCCCATCAATGGGGGCATGACTTTAAGGTTTTGCACACCAAGCATATCCCCCGCGACCTTCAGATAGTACTCATGCAGTTCTTCGCTGTTTACCGTTGCAGGAAAAAAGGGTTTCTTGTCTGAAAGGAAATCAACACTTGCACTACACCTCTGCACCGCAGCTTGTGCTGTGATAACCTGTCACTTGCATTTTAAAAGTGTTAGTAACCATGATAAGCTGTTTATAAATAAATGTGGACATTTCATTGCTATACCTCCTCAATTCTCTGTTTGAGTTGCATAAAGCTTTCTTTTGAAAATGCTCGGAAGGTGCCACCAATTGTTACAGCATCTGGAATAACATTAAATGCGCCACCTCCTTGGAACTTTGCAACTGTAACTACCTGCAAGTATATCATGACGAATTTCATATCAAAGGGAAATAGATaaaggcaaaaggttttctACACTGGCACCGTAAAAGGATATTTGGTCACTCTTATTTATGCCATTTAAGTCTAAATCAATTCCTCCTCCAGATATTGGGGGACACCCCTTGGATTACtgacatgtcaaattttgagggcCATCTCAACTCTATGTCCACCAAGTGGAGAAGTTCTCTTATAATTTCGAGTGTTAAAACTAGGGTGACCATTCCAACCTTTGGGTAGAAAGACAACAATGTTGATTGGTGATCTGTCCGATCTTAAAATTTAATCCAATCATATGAACCATCATTTATCAGATATTTTTCCAACTGTCCAAATGTTAACAACAATTGATTTGTGGGTTGTGTCATATGACATAAAGCTTTTGGGCTGAAATTTATGACATGAATGGAGGTTTGTGTTATCTTGAATAATATTGTTAGTTTTTTGCATTTgagattagaaaaagaaaatctgcAACATTAAAAGAGACAAAGCCATACTTGTGAATCCAGAGGATCAGCTTCACGTGACACAAGATGCTGCAAGCTAACAATCACGTTGGAGGCTGCCAAAATTGGATCTATTGTATGCTGAGGGATGGCTGCATGACCCCCTTTTCCACTTATTACTGCCTCAAAGAAGCCACTTCCAGCCATGGTAGGGCCAGGCCTGGAAGCCACTGAACCAATGGGTACATCAGTGGCAACATGGAGCCCAAAGATAACATCAACATTCTCCAGTGCTCCAGCCTCGATCATTTTCTGCGCTCCCCCACCACCTTCCTCTGCTGgttggaaaagaagaagaacagttCCCTGTTCAAGCCACAAAATAACAATGACATTACCCACATGTTATACAATAATCATCCATCACTTTATTACCAGCAATCAGAAGCTGCATCATTTTAGAAGTGGTTCTCAAACTAGCTACAATTGACAGTGTTTCACTGTGATAAGAAACGAAGCAATACTCCTACAACCCCTCCAATAATAAACCAGCGACAAAAGATCAATTAATCCAACCATTCTGCTGGAATATTCTTTTCCTCGACACATCCACAATATTGCATTTGATTTTCGAACTCAATTCCAGGCATCAATTCACAAAATAATACAGTCAATACAAAAAAATGCAGATTCTTCCACTCCCAACTGAGTGTGCATAGTGATATTATACAAATAATGCAGATTCTTCCACTCCCTACTCAGTATGCATAGTGACATTTTCAACATAAATGCAATGTTAAGCCAAAACCTCTCAATCCATGCTGTAAACTTCCATGACACCCAATAGTAAAATAATCTTAAAAGGAATGTTGCTATGCATTCATGTCATctgaaaccatagttgtcacagcgtctaggagacccaaggtgttggagttGTCTGAAACACATGGTTAGGTAGGAGGATtgttgtctcatccaccaataaaaaaaaaaaaagagcatcccagtgcacaaggctcccactactgcaaggtctgggaggggcaaatgtacgcagccttacccccgctttgcggagaggctatttccatgTTTCAAACCTCAAAACCTaatggttgcaatagcacaacttaaccattgcgccAAGGCTTGCCCACTTAACCTGCAACCTAATGGTTGTGTCCCGTCCACCAATGCATATCTAAATTTCATTAAAGCTTCAGAAGAGAGTTTTTATATAATGAACAGAGACGATGATAAAAAATTGCCAAATCTGAAAGAAAGGAGTGGGAATCAAGGATTATTACATGACTGAAAACAGCGTTAACTAAATCAATCCACAAAGTGCACTTTGGTTTAAATTC
The sequence above is a segment of the Telopea speciosissima isolate NSW1024214 ecotype Mountain lineage chromosome 7, Tspe_v1, whole genome shotgun sequence genome. Coding sequences within it:
- the LOC122668805 gene encoding IAA-amino acid hydrolase ILR1-like 4; its protein translation is MVFCKWVSLIFFLQLFGTIPTLSNCSLTNKELADIPVNFLNHAKTPELVDWMVGIRRKIHENPELGYEEFETSRLIRDELDKMGIPYKYPVAVTGIIGHIGTGKPPFVAIRADMDALAMQESVEWEHKSKIPGKMHACGHDAHVAMLLGAAKILQEYRDNLQGTVLLLFQPAEEGGGGAQKMIEAGALENVDVIFGLHVATDVPIGSVASRPGPTMAGSGFFEAVISGKGGHAAIPQHTIDPILAASNVIVSLQHLVSREADPLDSQVVTVAKFQGGGAFNVIPDAVTIGGTFRAFSKESFMQLKQRIEEVITAQAAVQRCSASVDFLSDKKPFFPATVNSEELHEYYLKVAGDMLGVQNLKVMPPLMGSEDFAFFSEVIPAYYFFLGMKNETRGPLASGHSPYFTINEDALPYGAALHASLATRYLIEFQSKSQLAAEGKVHDEL